Within the Niveispirillum cyanobacteriorum genome, the region GGCAGGCCGACCGCCAATTGCCCCGCCTGGATATCGGTGAATTCCATCATTACGTTCGCGCCATTGGCGAACTGCACATTGCCATAGGCCAGAGGCGGGCAGGGGGTGAAGCCCAGCCAATCCTCCGTAAAGGTCTTCACCGATGCCGCTTCATCGGCCAGCCGCAGCGGTTCCTGCGTGTCGATCGCCCCGCAGGCCGGGTTCACACAGGCGCGGGTGCGCGGGAACTGCACACAGCCGCAGGCCGTGCAGCGTCCGCCCGTCAACCCATTGACCATGTCGCGCTTGCGATAGGCCACCGTGTGGGCCGTGCGCTTGTCATGTTCGGCGCGCATGCCGAAATGGATATTGACCATGCCGGAGAACGACATGTGTTTCAGATAGTTGTTCTCCGCCTGCCGCCGCGACAGCCAGCCGGCAACCCCCGTGGCCGGGATGAAATCAGACAGGGCCGGGGTGGTGCGCAGAACGATGGCATCCGCCCCCTGCCCATACCCGACCAGCAGGATCAGCCGCCCCGGCTGTGTCCGGCCCAGAATGTCGGCCAGCATCAGCAGGGCATGCGCCGCCCCCGTATCACCCACGCTGGCCGCCAGCGGATCAACCACGCTGTCGGCACGCAGGCCCAGCTTTCCGGCCAGGGTTGCCTGGATCTTCGCCATGGTGCCGGGCAGGATGAAATGGTCCACCTGATCGGCACTGATGCCGGCCTGGGCCAGCGCGCCCTTCACGGCGGCGGGCACGATCTTAAGATAGCCCTCGTCACGCGCCCACCGTTCCTCCAGAACGTAATCGGCATCCTCCCCCTCGGCCCGGTAATGGTCCACCAGATCGCGGAAGATGCTGTGCCCGCCCAGGAATTCGGCGATCACCCCCGGCCCGGACCCGACGGTCACGGCTGCGGCCCCATGACCATAGGTGAAATCCTGCACCGAACCCGGCCGCGCCAGCCGCCGGTCAGCGGCAGTCAGCAGGGTCGTACACGTCTGTTCCAGTGCGGACAGCAGCGCGCTTGTTGCGGCCCGCAAACTGCCGGTGGCATCTGCCGGGCGCGTGGTTTCAGCCAGACCCAACGCGTCAATGATCAGGCCGGCATTCGACCTATCCTGAAAGGGCAGGGTGGTGGAGGCAAAGACCAGCCGGTCGGGCGACAGCGCGCGGGCAGCCAGCAGATCGCGCGCCGCCTCCACCGCCATGGTCAGGCTGTCCTCGTCCCAATTGGCGACGGCGCGTTCGCCCTTGCCGTGTGCCGCCAGATTGGGGTCCAGCCAGTCAAGTGCCGCCGCCATCGCCTTGCGCGACAGGCGCAGGCGGGGGATGTAGGCGCCAAAGCCGATGATGCCGATGGGGGAGTGGGTCACGGGGTAGGACCTTTCGGAAAACGCCTGATCTTCGTCATCCCGGCGAAAGCCGGGACCCAGGGGCCACAAGATCAAACGTCGATGCTGCTGCGGTGGAACTGTGGAAAGTTTGGGCGCTTGTGATCCTGGGTCCCGGCTTTCGCCGGGATGACGTATGTGGGTGGCTTCACGCCGCCTGTGCCGCCTCAATAAACTTCGCCAGCACCTGCGCTACCCGCAGATGCTCCGGCACCGCGTCGCCGATGCGTCGGTCCAGTTCTTCGTGCCAGTGGTAAATCCGGCGCTCCTGATAATTCAGGGAAATGCCTGTGAAGCCACCGCTTTCCACCGATTTCTGGATGCTGTCGGCGAACTGCGTATCCTCTTCCAGGATACGGTCGAAGTTTGAAATGCGGGTTTCCCAGATTTCGGGACGCGGCCCGTCGCCCCAGTCGGGGGAGAACCAGCAGACCTCAATATACATACGCCTGATATCGATGGGCCAGAACACGATGAAGGGCATGCCCGTCGGGGCCGGCGGCACCACGATGTTGGGATAGACATTGATCGAGACATTGGCCGTGCGCGGGATTTCACCCACGGTCGGAATGTCGGGCAACCCCTTGGTGCCTGGGTCCTGCCAGCCGGGCCGGCGGTTGGGCGTGACCATGCGGGAATGGCCGTTAGGCCACAGCGTCATGAACGACCCGCGATGGTCCAGGAACCGGTCCACCGTATTCTGGTGGATGGATTTCAGGTGATAGACCTCCAGGAACGCATCCAGCAGGACCTTCACATTGCATTCCACCACCACCCCATGCCGGTCGGCCAGACGCAGGTTCTGCGGCTGGAATTCCGACAGGTCGGGCACGACGGGGGCCAGATACTCCATCAGCGGCCCGGCATTCTTATCCATATTGATGAAATGCCAGTTGCCGAAATTCTCGCACCGCACCTCGATCAGCGATTTGCATTTCAGGTCCAGCCCGACAAAGTCGCGCTTATCGCGCAGATTGATCAGGTCGCCCTTCAGGTTATAGGTCCAGCCATGATAGCCGCAGACCATGCCACGGCCCTTGCCCTTTTCCTCTGTCACCACGGGCGCGCCGCGATGGCGGCAGGTATTGTAGAAACAGCGGATCTTGTTGTCGTCGCCGCGCACGAAGAACAGCGGATCGCCCAGCCGGTCCCATTTCAGGTATGACCCGATCTCCGGCACCTCATCGGCATGGATCGCATAGACCCAGGTGCGCCGCCACAGGGCCTGACGCTCCAGCTCATAGAATTCCGGGTCGACATAGCGACCGGCGGGGATTTCCGGCAGTTCCGGGAAATCATCCGGCGGGCCCACACGCGTGGACTCATACTGCATGCCGGCCTTGATGCGGTCGATCTCCAGGGCCTCCATGGTCCTTCCCTTTCCTTCTCTGTCTTCGCCCATCCTCCGCCATGGAGATGACGGAATAAGCGGGCGCGCATTTTCCGCATACATAGCAGATCACTCTGCATACAGAAAGCACGTATTTTGTGTACGTCAAACGATCCTGGCCGAACGCAGCGCCGAAATGGCGGCGGCGTCATAGCCCAGTTCGGTCAGGATCGCGTCGGTATGTTCGCCCACCGTGGGCGGGCGTGAGCGAATACTGGCGGGTGTGGCGGACAGGGTAACGGGTGGGCCAGCGACCGGGGCAGGGCGCGGCAGGCCCGGATAATCCACATCCTGCAACAGGCCCATGGCCTGGACCTGTGGATGGTCCAAAACCTGCTGCGGTGACAGGACAGGCCCGCCCGGAATGCCGGCCGCCGCCAGCGCCTCCACCGTTTGATCCGTGGTTCGCCTGGCGCACCAATCGGCCATCCGGGCGCAGAGAATTTCATTATTGTCGCCGCGTGCCTGATCGCTGGCAAAGCGGGGATCGGACTTCCAGCCGGGTTCCCCCACCATGTCGCACCAGCGCGCGAACAGCCCATCGCCCACCGTGTGGATCAATACATGGCCGTCGGTGGTGGCGAACACGTCCGACGGGGCCGATGTCTGCACCCGGTTGCCGGTACCGACCCGGTTGATGCCTGTCACCGCCTGTTCCACCAGAAAGGCATTGAACAGGGTGACGCCGGTTGACAGCAGGCTGGCCTGCACCGACTGCCCCCGCCCCGTGGCGCGCTTCTCCATCAGGGCCGCCATGGCGCCCAAGGCCGCGAACATGCCGGTGCCGAAGTCTACATAGGGTGCCCCGGCCTTCATCGGCTGTTCCGGGGTGCCGGAGAAATACATGGAACCCGACATGGCCTGTCCCACCCCGTCAAACCCGCCGCGCGCGG harbors:
- a CDS encoding 3-oxoacyl-[acyl-carrier-protein] synthase III C-terminal domain-containing protein, translated to MTHSPIGIIGFGAYIPRLRLSRKAMAAALDWLDPNLAAHGKGERAVANWDEDSLTMAVEAARDLLAARALSPDRLVFASTTLPFQDRSNAGLIIDALGLAETTRPADATGSLRAATSALLSALEQTCTTLLTAADRRLARPGSVQDFTYGHGAAAVTVGSGPGVIAEFLGGHSIFRDLVDHYRAEGEDADYVLEERWARDEGYLKIVPAAVKGALAQAGISADQVDHFILPGTMAKIQATLAGKLGLRADSVVDPLAASVGDTGAAHALLMLADILGRTQPGRLILLVGYGQGADAIVLRTTPALSDFIPATGVAGWLSRRQAENNYLKHMSFSGMVNIHFGMRAEHDKRTAHTVAYRKRDMVNGLTGGRCTACGCVQFPRTRACVNPACGAIDTQEPLRLADEAASVKTFTEDWLGFTPCPPLAYGNVQFANGANVMMEFTDIQAGQLAVGLPVRMVFRLKDDDEKRGFRRYFWKATPQGEG
- a CDS encoding aromatic ring-hydroxylating oxygenase subunit alpha, with protein sequence MEALEIDRIKAGMQYESTRVGPPDDFPELPEIPAGRYVDPEFYELERQALWRRTWVYAIHADEVPEIGSYLKWDRLGDPLFFVRGDDNKIRCFYNTCRHRGAPVVTEEKGKGRGMVCGYHGWTYNLKGDLINLRDKRDFVGLDLKCKSLIEVRCENFGNWHFINMDKNAGPLMEYLAPVVPDLSEFQPQNLRLADRHGVVVECNVKVLLDAFLEVYHLKSIHQNTVDRFLDHRGSFMTLWPNGHSRMVTPNRRPGWQDPGTKGLPDIPTVGEIPRTANVSINVYPNIVVPPAPTGMPFIVFWPIDIRRMYIEVCWFSPDWGDGPRPEIWETRISNFDRILEEDTQFADSIQKSVESGGFTGISLNYQERRIYHWHEELDRRIGDAVPEHLRVAQVLAKFIEAAQAA
- a CDS encoding CaiB/BaiF CoA transferase family protein codes for the protein MSQVLNGVRVLDFGRYVAGPYCATLLGYFGADVIRIERLGGGEDRFITPVTESGEGAGWLQMGVNKRSLTLNPTKPEGCEVVRRLVETADVVVANLPPPALAAMGLDEDSLRAIKPDIIPVLISSFGAAGPWAARGGFDGVGQAMSGSMYFSGTPEQPMKAGAPYVDFGTGMFAALGAMAALMEKRATGRGQSVQASLLSTGVTLFNAFLVEQAVTGINRVGTGNRVQTSAPSDVFATTDGHVLIHTVGDGLFARWCDMVGEPGWKSDPRFASDQARGDNNEILCARMADWCARRTTDQTVEALAAAGIPGGPVLSPQQVLDHPQVQAMGLLQDVDYPGLPRPAPVAGPPVTLSATPASIRSRPPTVGEHTDAILTELGYDAAAISALRSARIV